A single window of Malus sylvestris chromosome 5, drMalSylv7.2, whole genome shotgun sequence DNA harbors:
- the LOC126623509 gene encoding transcription factor MYB102-like: protein MGRAPCCDKNGLKKGPWTPEEDQKLMDYIQKHGYGNWRTLPKNAGLQRCGKSCRLRWTNYLRPDIKRGRFSFEEEETIIQLHSILGNKWSAIAARLPGRTDNEIKNYWNTHIRKRLLRMGIDPVTHSPRLDLLDFSSILYNSSHHHHQMNNFSRLLGQPIGLNPELLRLATSLIQSRGENNSNQNFVLQNAQENDYHQICNPQIQPQQPVQDNVPYPNEVSQLMQQQPNVEYPSSLSDFRSQNSQLNEWQSNVGTSNFTEEYVELPSFAYFGSEQHQTALDLSPETSNFHSNNSNQNFSFTSVLSTPSSSPTTLNSNSTTYFNSGTEDERESYCSNMLKFGIPDILGVNEFM, encoded by the exons ATGGGAAGAGCACCTTGCTGTGACAAAAATGGCCTCAAGAAAGGCCCGTGGACGCCGGAGGAGGATCAGAAGCTCATGGATTATATTCAGAAACATGGTTATGGCAACTGGAGAACCCTCCCAAAGAATGCAG GGCTACAAAGATGCGGGAAGAGCTGCCGTCTCCGGTGGACAAACTATCTCCGACCGGACATCAAACGAGGTCGGTTTTCATTCGAAGAGGAGGAGACAATAATTCAACTCCATAGCATATTGGGCAACAA ATGGTCTGCTATTGCTGCTCGTTTGCCCGGAAGAACCGACAACGAAATCAAGAACTACTGGAACACCCACATTAGGAAGAGGCTTCTCCGAATGGGAATTGATCCTGTCACCCACAGTCCCCGTCTTGATCTTCTCGACTTCTCATCCATTCTCTACAACTCATCTCATCACCACCATCAAATGAACAATTTTTCAAGGTTGCTTGGCCAACCAATTGGACTCAACCCTGAGCTACTAAGGCTAGCCACTTCTCTAATCCAATCCCGTGGAGAAAACAATAGTAACCAAAATTTCGTTCTTCAAAATGCTCAAGAAAATGATTACCACCAAATCTGCAACCCCCAAATCCAACCTCAACAACCAGTTCAAGACAATGTTCCATACCCTAATGAAGTTTCACAACTCATGCAGCAGCAGCCCAATGTAGAGTACCCATCAAGCCTAAGTGATTTTAGGTCACAAAACTCTCAACTCAACGAGTGGCAAAGTAATGTGGGGACTTCAAATTTTACGGAAGAGTACGTTGAGTTGCCAAGTTTTGCATACTTTGGGTCTGAACAGCATCAAACTGCTTTGGACCTTTCGCCGGAGACTTCAAATTTTCACTCCAACAACAGCAACCAGAACTTTAGCTTCACTTCGGTTCTCTCGACGCCTTCTTCAAGCCCGACGACTTTGAATTCGAATTCGACAACGTATTTCAACAGCGGCACAGAGGACGAACGGGAAAGCTACTGTAGCAACATGTTAAAGTTTGGGATCCCAGACATCTTGGGTGTTAATGAATTCATGTGA